The following proteins are co-located in the Cupriavidus pauculus genome:
- a CDS encoding ImcF-related family protein: MRKLQFDLASILVLALIVAGGIWMWGGRIGIETTEEQGYWLSVIAVCALVLALVASLDRIGRWWYAVHTLTKWLRQRRPDMRGTTQAMVSVVEDQPRKSPTALASLRAELRAMHGRRWRWQQPWVLLTGDAAAISALVPELPERGWIASADGVLLWSSGSEPGRPDTAWLKQLYRMRRRRPVDAIVVVTDGDAPINEATPSHRADLARIREVLRWSAPTLVLEVDTPSAAMVACPTVACGLPRHALPGEISATLEILRDRLSDRSVAQLPQDGLGRYSGKLSQRLDGRISALSEWLAKLAGGNGMRSSLLGVAFVPATGDAGDSVHNGGLWQYLTDAARRHPGRRTVWHPLTIAAGVTTAAVVLWTTAMLLSAVQNHHDLRTARQAVQALHAARTNPETRLQALDALQQHIQRYEHRLQNSAPLFTRFGMNRDAEALAALWKPYAAASHAVLVTPVVQDMEATLVDLAQLQVQGLTDETSRWALDGRDTLKAYLMLAHPERVEPDFLAEQLARHWSTEARIPPGRKQDLAERLARFYADHLRAHPDWRVTPRAELVAGARQTLLAVIGERNAVDTIYQTILEGAGRKYPDLTLAALAAGTDTRGLVRATGAVPGVFTRQGYEGYVEAAIEKATRSQDVAHDWVLTDGQAEAAPSSPQPSTSADALRDALAQRYFADYAEHWQQFMNGLQWEPATTLPGVVDQLKLLADARQSPVIALMKSLAYQGGAGARKDSLSDTLVAKAQGILGRKDEAPEAVRPDPAGPLGAAFGPVLRLAGQPSTGNTGGSELSLQRYLDRVTAVRLRLQQMTQSADANALARQMAQSLFQGKGSDLADTQAYARLMAASLGAEWAGMGETLFVRPVVQAEQSVLQPAQASLNEAWRRSIALPWQRAFAGRYPFAATANDASLPELARYIRPQSGLINTFLLAELAGVLALQGDQWVPVGSGTGLTFDPAFLKSINTLQRIGAHLLVQGEPRYQFELRPIPTPGLTDTRLTLDRQTLHYYNQRETWQAMSWPAANLQEPRTLLQWQTERAGTNKTLEIEGVWAWVRMLEHARVTPIDSATVQLTFHARPDTGDSSPGMAKPSPEPPDSAASLLPRAERVAAPATLVHPIHYQMRTAVGRGPLEALELRDLRLPERIFVDRAAVPAQSPAARPKPM, translated from the coding sequence ATGAGAAAACTGCAGTTCGACCTTGCCTCCATTCTCGTCCTGGCGCTGATTGTCGCGGGCGGCATCTGGATGTGGGGCGGTCGAATTGGCATTGAGACGACAGAGGAACAAGGTTACTGGCTGTCGGTCATCGCGGTCTGTGCTCTTGTGCTCGCGTTGGTGGCTTCGCTCGATCGCATTGGCCGCTGGTGGTATGCCGTCCACACGCTGACCAAATGGTTGCGTCAGCGTCGCCCCGACATGCGTGGCACGACCCAGGCCATGGTTTCGGTGGTGGAAGACCAGCCCAGGAAAAGCCCCACCGCACTCGCGTCGCTCCGCGCCGAGCTGCGCGCGATGCACGGCCGGCGGTGGCGCTGGCAACAGCCGTGGGTCCTGTTGACAGGCGATGCGGCGGCCATCAGCGCACTGGTCCCAGAACTGCCAGAGCGCGGGTGGATAGCCTCGGCCGACGGCGTCTTGCTCTGGTCCAGTGGCAGTGAGCCGGGCCGTCCTGATACCGCCTGGCTCAAGCAACTCTATCGGATGCGACGCAGGCGCCCGGTGGACGCGATAGTGGTGGTGACAGATGGTGATGCCCCCATCAACGAAGCCACCCCTTCGCACCGTGCCGATTTGGCCCGTATCAGGGAGGTACTGCGCTGGTCGGCCCCGACCTTGGTGTTGGAAGTGGACACACCCAGTGCCGCCATGGTGGCATGCCCGACGGTGGCTTGCGGCCTGCCGCGCCACGCGCTGCCCGGTGAAATCTCGGCGACGCTCGAAATCCTGCGGGACCGATTGTCTGACCGAAGCGTGGCACAACTGCCTCAGGACGGACTGGGACGGTACTCGGGGAAGCTGTCCCAACGGCTGGATGGGCGCATCAGTGCTTTGTCGGAATGGCTCGCCAAGCTGGCGGGCGGCAACGGGATGCGATCATCGTTGCTCGGTGTGGCCTTTGTGCCCGCGACCGGCGACGCTGGCGACTCGGTCCACAATGGCGGGCTCTGGCAATACCTCACCGATGCAGCACGCCGCCACCCCGGCCGCCGGACGGTCTGGCATCCGCTGACGATTGCCGCCGGCGTGACCACGGCAGCCGTCGTGCTCTGGACCACCGCCATGCTCCTCTCCGCCGTCCAGAACCACCACGACCTCCGCACCGCCCGCCAGGCAGTGCAAGCCCTCCACGCCGCGAGAACCAATCCCGAAACCCGCCTCCAGGCCCTCGACGCCCTCCAGCAACACATCCAGCGCTACGAACACCGCCTGCAGAACTCGGCCCCTCTGTTCACCCGTTTCGGCATGAACCGCGACGCCGAGGCGCTGGCCGCGCTCTGGAAGCCCTACGCGGCCGCCAGCCATGCCGTGCTGGTCACGCCCGTGGTGCAGGACATGGAGGCGACGCTGGTCGATCTGGCGCAGTTGCAGGTCCAGGGCCTGACCGACGAGACCAGCCGCTGGGCGCTCGATGGCCGGGATACCCTGAAGGCCTACCTGATGCTGGCCCACCCAGAGCGGGTCGAGCCCGACTTCCTTGCCGAGCAGCTTGCCCGGCACTGGTCCACCGAAGCCCGGATCCCGCCGGGCCGGAAGCAGGATCTGGCCGAGCGCTTGGCCCGGTTCTATGCCGATCATCTGCGGGCCCATCCCGACTGGCGGGTCACCCCGCGCGCGGAGTTGGTGGCTGGGGCGCGGCAGACGCTGCTGGCGGTAATCGGCGAGCGCAACGCGGTGGATACGATCTATCAGACGATTCTCGAAGGCGCCGGCCGCAAGTATCCCGACCTGACCCTGGCCGCGCTCGCCGCGGGCACCGATACCCGGGGCCTTGTCCGTGCCACGGGCGCCGTGCCCGGTGTGTTCACGCGGCAGGGCTACGAGGGCTACGTCGAGGCGGCGATCGAGAAAGCCACCCGCAGCCAGGACGTCGCCCACGACTGGGTGCTGACCGACGGTCAGGCGGAGGCCGCGCCATCGTCGCCCCAACCGTCAACTTCAGCCGATGCTTTGCGCGACGCCCTCGCGCAGCGCTACTTCGCCGACTATGCCGAGCATTGGCAGCAGTTCATGAACGGGTTGCAGTGGGAGCCGGCCACCACGCTGCCGGGCGTGGTCGACCAGCTCAAGCTGCTGGCCGACGCGCGGCAGTCGCCGGTGATCGCGCTGATGAAGTCGCTCGCCTACCAGGGTGGCGCCGGGGCGCGCAAGGATTCGCTGTCCGACACGCTGGTCGCCAAGGCCCAGGGCATCCTGGGCCGCAAGGACGAGGCGCCGGAAGCCGTCCGGCCTGACCCCGCGGGCCCGCTCGGCGCGGCCTTCGGGCCTGTGCTGCGGCTCGCCGGGCAGCCGTCCACCGGCAACACCGGCGGCAGCGAACTGAGCCTGCAGCGCTATCTGGATCGCGTCACGGCGGTGCGACTGCGCCTGCAGCAGATGACCCAGAGCGCCGACGCCAACGCGCTGGCACGCCAGATGGCGCAGTCGCTGTTCCAGGGCAAGGGGTCCGATCTGGCCGACACGCAGGCGTACGCGCGGCTCATGGCGGCCAGTCTCGGCGCTGAATGGGCCGGCATGGGCGAGACGCTGTTCGTGCGGCCGGTCGTGCAGGCCGAGCAGTCGGTGCTGCAGCCCGCGCAGGCCAGCCTGAACGAGGCGTGGCGCCGCTCGATCGCGCTGCCGTGGCAACGCGCGTTTGCCGGCCGCTATCCGTTTGCGGCGACCGCCAACGACGCGTCGCTGCCCGAGCTGGCCCGCTACATCCGGCCGCAAAGTGGCCTGATCAACACGTTCCTGCTGGCCGAACTGGCCGGCGTGCTGGCGCTGCAGGGCGACCAGTGGGTGCCGGTGGGCAGCGGCACGGGGCTGACGTTCGACCCGGCGTTCCTGAAGTCGATCAACACGCTGCAGCGCATCGGCGCCCATCTGCTGGTGCAGGGCGAACCGAGGTACCAGTTCGAATTGCGCCCGATCCCGACGCCGGGCCTGACCGACACCCGGCTGACCCTGGATCGCCAGACGCTCCATTACTACAACCAGCGCGAGACGTGGCAGGCGATGTCGTGGCCGGCGGCCAACCTGCAGGAGCCGCGCACGCTGCTGCAATGGCAGACCGAGCGGGCTGGCACGAACAAGACGCTGGAGATCGAGGGCGTCTGGGCGTGGGTGCGGATGCTGGAACACGCACGCGTGACGCCCATCGACAGCGCCACGGTGCAGTTGACTTTCCATGCGCGTCCCGACACCGGCGACTCCAGCCCGGGCATGGCAAAGCCCAGCCCGGAGCCCCCCGACAGCGCCGCCAGCCTGCTCCCGCGCGCCGAGCGCGTCGCCGCACCGGCCACGCTCGTCCATCCGATCCACTACCAGATGCGCACGGCCGTCGGCCGGGGCCCGCTGGAAGCGCTGGAACTGCGCGACCTGCGTCTGCCGGAGCGGATCTTTGTGGATCGGGCGGCGGTGCCAGCGCAATCCCCGGCCGCCCGTCCCAAACCGATGTAG
- a CDS encoding acyl-CoA thioesterase, which produces MKHVFTCVMPIRWGDMDAMGHVNNTVYFRYLEQARIEWFESIGRNGRDDNGHGPVLINAHMTFLKQLRYPGDIECRVYAGQLGRSSFETKIEIRRTDLPDVVWAEGGAKVVWCDYAVEKSVPVPETIRQLIEG; this is translated from the coding sequence ATGAAACACGTCTTCACCTGCGTCATGCCGATCCGGTGGGGTGACATGGACGCCATGGGCCATGTCAACAACACCGTGTACTTCCGCTACCTGGAGCAGGCGCGGATCGAATGGTTCGAGTCCATCGGCCGCAACGGCCGCGACGACAACGGCCACGGCCCCGTGCTGATCAACGCCCACATGACGTTCCTCAAGCAACTGCGCTACCCCGGCGACATCGAGTGCCGGGTGTACGCGGGGCAACTGGGACGGTCGAGCTTCGAGACGAAGATCGAGATCCGCCGCACCGATCTGCCCGACGTGGTCTGGGCAGAGGGCGGCGCAAAGGTGGTGTGGTGCGACTACGCGGTGGAGAAGAGCGTGCCGGTGCCGGAGACGATTCGGCAACTGATCGAGGGGTAG
- a CDS encoding DctP family TRAP transporter solute-binding subunit, whose product MKRRALMLSVAASIAAAALLPAGASAQTYKSEYKMSLVLGPAFPWGKGGEIWADLVRQRTNGRINIKLYPGTSLVAGDQTREFSAIRQGVIDMAVGSTINWSPQVKELNLFSLPFLMPDYKALDALTQGEVGKSIFATLEKAGVVPLAWGENGFREVSNSKHEIRKPEDLKGLKLRVVGSPLYIETFNALGANPTQMSWADAQPAMASGAVDGQENPQSVFAAAKLYTVGQKYVTTWGYVADPLIFVVNKQIWESWTPADREIVKQAAIDAGKQEIALARKGLVDPGAPAWKDMEQHGVKVTSLSPAEHDAFKKATAKVYDKWKKQIGADLVTKAEASIAKR is encoded by the coding sequence ATGAAACGCCGTGCCCTGATGCTGTCCGTTGCCGCCTCGATCGCCGCCGCCGCGCTGTTGCCGGCGGGTGCGTCGGCCCAGACCTACAAGTCCGAATACAAGATGTCGCTGGTGCTCGGCCCCGCGTTCCCGTGGGGCAAGGGCGGCGAGATCTGGGCCGACCTGGTGCGCCAGCGGACCAATGGCCGCATCAACATCAAGCTCTACCCCGGCACGTCGCTGGTGGCGGGCGACCAGACGCGCGAGTTCTCGGCCATCCGCCAGGGCGTGATCGACATGGCCGTGGGCTCGACCATCAACTGGTCGCCGCAGGTCAAGGAACTGAACCTGTTCTCGCTGCCGTTCCTGATGCCCGACTACAAGGCGCTGGACGCGCTCACGCAGGGCGAGGTCGGCAAGTCGATCTTCGCCACGCTGGAGAAGGCCGGCGTGGTGCCGCTGGCCTGGGGCGAGAACGGCTTCCGCGAGGTGTCGAATTCCAAGCACGAGATCCGCAAGCCCGAGGACCTGAAGGGCCTGAAGCTGCGCGTGGTGGGATCGCCGCTCTATATCGAGACGTTCAACGCGCTGGGCGCCAACCCGACGCAGATGAGCTGGGCCGACGCCCAGCCCGCGATGGCGTCGGGCGCCGTGGACGGCCAGGAGAACCCGCAGAGCGTGTTCGCGGCCGCCAAGCTGTACACGGTGGGCCAGAAGTACGTGACCACCTGGGGCTACGTGGCCGATCCGCTGATCTTCGTGGTCAACAAGCAGATCTGGGAAAGCTGGACGCCGGCTGACCGCGAGATCGTGAAGCAGGCCGCCATCGACGCCGGCAAGCAGGAAATCGCGCTGGCCCGCAAGGGTCTGGTCGATCCGGGCGCGCCGGCCTGGAAGGATATGGAGCAGCATGGCGTGAAGGTCACGTCGCTGTCGCCGGCCGAGCACGACGCGTTCAAGAAGGCCACGGCCAAGGTCTACGACAAGTGGAAGAAGCAGATTGGCGCGGACCTGGTGACCAAGGCCGAAGCATCCATCGCCAAGCGCTGA
- a CDS encoding TRAP transporter large permease, whose amino-acid sequence MTLVAIILFVVFIGLMLLGVPIGVSLGLGGLVAIGLSNLDTQMFGLLAVPQNFYAGLAKYPLLAIPMFVLVGSIFDRSGVAARLVTFAIAVVGRGPGMLPLVAILVAMFLGGISGSGPANAAAVGGVMIAAMSRAGYPGSYSAAVVGAAAATDILIPPSVAFIIYSVLVPGASVPALFAAGMIPGVLAGVALIVPAVWLARKHNMGQVEAALPRPPFWKSLREAAWGLVAPFLILGGMRAGWFTPTEAAVVAVVYGLFVGMVIYRSIGLRDLFTIFQEAAETSAVILLVVALAGIFAYALSTLGVIDPLAHAIANSGLGEYGVLALIVLLLMTVGMFLDGISIFLIFVPLLLPIANAFHWNPVWFGVVLTLKVALGQFTPPLAVNLMVSCRIARVRMEETVPWVIWMLLAMFIAMLMVLAYPPLATWLPDYLGY is encoded by the coding sequence ATGACGCTGGTCGCCATCATCCTGTTCGTCGTCTTCATCGGCCTGATGCTGCTGGGCGTGCCGATCGGCGTGTCGCTGGGGCTGGGCGGGCTGGTCGCCATCGGGCTGTCGAACCTCGACACCCAGATGTTCGGCCTGCTGGCCGTGCCGCAGAACTTTTACGCCGGGCTGGCCAAATACCCGCTGCTGGCAATTCCGATGTTCGTGCTGGTCGGGTCGATCTTCGACCGCTCCGGCGTGGCCGCGCGGCTGGTGACGTTTGCCATTGCCGTGGTGGGGCGCGGGCCGGGCATGCTGCCGCTGGTGGCCATCCTGGTGGCGATGTTCCTCGGCGGCATCTCGGGCTCCGGGCCGGCCAACGCGGCGGCCGTGGGCGGCGTGATGATCGCGGCGATGTCGCGCGCCGGCTATCCGGGGTCGTACAGCGCGGCCGTGGTGGGCGCCGCGGCGGCCACCGACATCCTGATCCCGCCCTCGGTGGCGTTCATCATCTACAGCGTGCTGGTGCCCGGCGCGTCGGTGCCGGCGCTGTTCGCGGCCGGCATGATCCCGGGCGTGCTGGCCGGCGTGGCGCTGATCGTGCCGGCCGTCTGGCTGGCGCGCAAGCACAACATGGGGCAGGTGGAGGCCGCGCTGCCGCGCCCGCCGTTCTGGAAGAGCCTGCGCGAGGCGGCCTGGGGGCTGGTGGCGCCGTTCCTGATCCTGGGCGGCATGCGCGCCGGCTGGTTCACGCCGACCGAGGCCGCCGTGGTGGCCGTGGTCTACGGGCTGTTCGTCGGCATGGTGATCTACCGCAGCATCGGCCTGCGCGACCTGTTTACGATCTTCCAGGAGGCGGCCGAGACCTCGGCGGTGATCCTGCTGGTCGTGGCGCTGGCCGGCATCTTCGCCTACGCGCTGTCCACGCTTGGCGTGATCGACCCGCTGGCGCATGCCATCGCCAATTCGGGGCTGGGCGAGTACGGCGTGCTGGCGCTGATCGTGCTGCTGCTGATGACCGTCGGCATGTTCCTGGACGGCATCTCGATCTTCCTGATCTTCGTGCCGCTGCTGCTGCCCATTGCCAACGCGTTCCACTGGAACCCGGTATGGTTCGGCGTGGTGCTGACGCTGAAGGTGGCGCTGGGCCAGTTCACGCCGCCGCTGGCCGTGAACCTGATGGTCTCGTGCCGCATCGCCCGCGTGCGCATGGAGGAAACCGTGCCCTGGGTGATATGGATGCTGCTGGCGATGTTCATCGCCATGCTGATGGTGCTGGCCTATCCGCCGCTGGCCACGTGGCTGCCCGACTACCTGGGCTACTGA
- a CDS encoding TRAP transporter small permease, which translates to MAQEEQARRDAGPQHVVDSVVIPEAADEARDSEFRISPRIEDWIGVIVMVLLVGITFANVVVRYFTDESFAWTEEFSVFLMIVLALVAGSAAVARDRNIRIEYFFERGSAARQKRLAVLSAVAVAVMFLALAVLGARITWDEYTFGETSPGIGVPSWWYSVWLPVLSVAIALRALALAWRNVRALKALHALKQGGEGAQ; encoded by the coding sequence ATGGCTCAAGAAGAACAGGCACGGCGCGACGCCGGGCCGCAGCACGTCGTGGACTCGGTGGTTATCCCCGAGGCCGCCGACGAGGCGCGCGACAGCGAATTCCGCATTTCCCCACGTATCGAGGACTGGATCGGCGTGATCGTGATGGTGCTGCTGGTCGGCATCACGTTCGCCAACGTCGTGGTCCGCTACTTCACCGACGAATCGTTCGCCTGGACCGAGGAATTCTCGGTCTTCCTGATGATCGTGCTGGCGCTGGTGGCCGGCAGCGCCGCCGTGGCGCGCGACCGCAACATCCGCATCGAGTACTTCTTCGAACGCGGCAGCGCGGCGCGGCAGAAGCGGCTGGCCGTGCTGTCGGCGGTGGCCGTGGCGGTCATGTTCCTGGCGCTGGCCGTGCTGGGCGCGCGGATTACCTGGGACGAATACACCTTTGGCGAGACCTCGCCCGGCATCGGCGTGCCGAGCTGGTGGTACTCGGTCTGGCTGCCGGTGCTGTCCGTGGCGATCGCGCTGCGCGCGCTGGCGCTGGCCTGGCGCAACGTCCGGGCGCTCAAGGCGCTCCACGCGCTGAAGCAAGGCGGGGAGGGCGCGCAATGA
- a CDS encoding SDR family oxidoreductase: MGLSINLEGKVALVTGASSGLGTRFANVLASAGAKVILASRRVERLKELRASIEADGGSAHVVRLDVTDPDSIRAAVAHAETEAGAIDILVNNSGVSTTQRLTDVTADDFDFVFDTNTRGAFFVAQEVAKRMIARAKGAEKLGNPLPQARIVNIASVAGLKVLSQIGVYCMSKAAVVHMTKAMALEWARHGINVNAICPGYIDTDINHHHWDSDAGQKLIQMLPRKRLGQPEDLDGLLLLLASDASRFINGAVVTADDGMV; this comes from the coding sequence ATGGGTTTGTCGATCAATCTGGAAGGCAAGGTCGCGCTGGTGACCGGGGCATCGAGCGGGCTGGGCACGCGCTTTGCCAATGTGCTGGCATCGGCCGGGGCCAAGGTCATCCTGGCGTCGCGGCGCGTGGAGCGGCTGAAGGAACTGCGAGCGTCGATCGAGGCCGATGGCGGCAGCGCCCACGTGGTGCGGCTGGACGTGACCGATCCGGACAGCATCCGCGCCGCCGTGGCGCATGCCGAGACCGAGGCCGGCGCCATCGATATCCTGGTCAACAACTCCGGCGTGTCCACCACGCAGCGGCTGACCGACGTCACGGCCGACGACTTCGACTTCGTGTTCGATACCAACACGCGCGGCGCGTTCTTCGTGGCCCAGGAAGTGGCCAAGCGCATGATTGCGCGGGCCAAGGGCGCCGAGAAACTGGGCAACCCGCTGCCACAGGCGCGCATCGTCAATATTGCGTCGGTGGCCGGTCTCAAGGTACTGTCGCAGATTGGTGTCTATTGCATGAGCAAGGCCGCGGTCGTCCACATGACCAAGGCCATGGCGCTGGAATGGGCGCGTCACGGCATCAACGTGAACGCGATCTGCCCGGGCTACATCGACACCGATATCAACCACCACCACTGGGATTCCGACGCGGGGCAGAAGCTGATCCAGATGCTGCCGCGCAAGCGCCTGGGCCAACCCGAAGACCTCGATGGCCTCTTGCTGCTGCTGGCGTCCGACGCATCGCGCTTTATCAACGGCGCGGTGGTCACGGCCGACGATGGCATGGTCTGA
- a CDS encoding electron transfer flavoprotein-ubiquinone oxidoreductase — protein MDQQQLVEQFGPREAMEYDVVIVGGGPAGLATAIRLKQLASEKGGDVNVCVLEKGSEPGAHILSGAIMDPIALNELIPNWKELGAPLNQPVTEDKFLFLDANGSKGAPLLPECFHNEGNYIVSLSNFVRWLGQQAESLGVEIFPGFPAAEVLYNDDGSVKGVATGNMGINKEGEPTENFQLGMELHAKYTIFAEGARGHLGKQLIARYKLDAGKDPQSYGIGLKELWEIDPAKHQPGLVVHTAGWPLDPATYGGSFLYHMEDNKVAVGFVVGLDYTNPWLSPFEEFQRFKTHPEIRQYFEGGKRIGYGARAITAGGLLSLPKTVFPGGALVGCDAGYLNASRIKGSHAAIKTGMLAAEAAFDALQAGRQHDELTAYPAAFEQSWLHKELLQAKNFKQWFKKGRTTATLMTGIEQWLLPKLGIRNPPWTIHREKPDHVYLKPAAECQKIEYPKPDGKLTFDRLSSVFISNTNHEENQPAHLTLKDASVPVDINWEKYAGPESRYCPAGVYEFVQNDEGKERLQINAQNCVHCKTCDIKDPTQNIVWVTPEGGGGPNYVGM, from the coding sequence ATGGATCAGCAACAGCTCGTCGAGCAGTTCGGCCCGCGCGAAGCCATGGAGTACGACGTCGTCATCGTCGGTGGCGGCCCCGCCGGCCTGGCCACGGCCATCCGCCTGAAGCAGCTGGCTTCGGAGAAAGGCGGCGACGTCAATGTCTGCGTGCTCGAAAAAGGCTCCGAGCCCGGCGCGCACATCCTGTCGGGCGCCATCATGGACCCGATCGCGCTGAACGAGCTGATCCCGAACTGGAAGGAACTGGGCGCGCCGCTGAACCAGCCGGTCACCGAGGACAAGTTCCTGTTCCTCGACGCCAACGGCTCCAAGGGCGCCCCGCTGCTGCCCGAGTGCTTCCACAACGAAGGCAACTACATCGTCAGCCTGTCGAACTTCGTGCGCTGGCTGGGCCAGCAGGCCGAGTCGCTGGGCGTGGAGATCTTCCCGGGCTTCCCGGCCGCTGAGGTGCTCTACAACGACGACGGCTCGGTCAAGGGCGTGGCCACCGGCAACATGGGCATCAACAAGGAAGGCGAGCCCACCGAGAACTTCCAGCTCGGCATGGAGCTGCATGCCAAGTACACGATCTTTGCCGAAGGCGCGCGCGGCCACCTGGGCAAGCAGTTGATCGCCCGCTACAAGCTCGACGCCGGCAAGGACCCGCAGAGCTACGGCATCGGCCTGAAGGAACTGTGGGAAATCGACCCGGCCAAGCACCAGCCCGGCCTGGTGGTCCACACGGCCGGCTGGCCGCTGGACCCGGCCACCTACGGCGGCTCGTTCCTCTACCACATGGAGGACAACAAGGTGGCCGTCGGCTTTGTGGTCGGCCTGGACTACACCAACCCGTGGCTGTCGCCGTTCGAGGAATTCCAGCGTTTCAAGACCCATCCGGAGATCCGCCAGTATTTCGAAGGCGGCAAGCGCATCGGCTACGGCGCGCGCGCCATCACGGCCGGCGGCCTGCTGTCGCTGCCCAAGACGGTGTTCCCGGGCGGCGCGCTGGTCGGCTGCGACGCGGGCTACCTGAACGCATCGCGCATCAAGGGCAGCCACGCCGCGATCAAGACTGGCATGCTGGCCGCCGAGGCGGCCTTCGACGCGCTGCAGGCCGGCCGCCAGCACGACGAGCTGACCGCCTACCCGGCCGCCTTCGAGCAGAGCTGGCTGCACAAGGAACTGCTGCAGGCCAAGAACTTCAAGCAATGGTTCAAGAAGGGCCGCACCACGGCCACGCTGATGACCGGCATCGAGCAGTGGCTGCTGCCGAAGCTGGGCATCCGCAACCCGCCCTGGACCATCCACCGCGAGAAGCCGGACCACGTCTACCTGAAGCCGGCTGCCGAGTGCCAGAAGATCGAGTATCCGAAGCCGGACGGCAAGCTGACGTTCGACCGGCTGTCGTCGGTGTTCATCAGCAACACGAACCACGAGGAAAACCAGCCGGCCCACCTGACGCTCAAGGACGCCAGCGTGCCGGTCGACATCAACTGGGAAAAGTACGCCGGCCCCGAGTCGCGCTACTGCCCGGCGGGTGTCTACGAGTTCGTGCAGAACGACGAAGGCAAGGAACGCCTGCAGATCAACGCGCAGAACTGCGTGCACTGCAAGACCTGCGACATCAAGGACCCCACCCAGAACATCGTCTGGGTCACGCCGGAAGGCGGTGGCGGCCCGAACTACGTAGGCATGTAA
- a CDS encoding flagellar brake protein codes for MIPLTPQDLPVGQPLPWSLLDGQGNLMLGSGSIIPDARDLALMFRHGTVCRPDDMPEAGNEPDARGASRLAAGPLGLQVGTLLHVKTPGDTTRAAASRLIGFIEHGLFVTWPTLGGRELAINAGEDLLLRGFSGHAIHSFTSTVTAVCRSPFRYLVLSAPAQTAQMPVRRAARVPTRLAAYLVENLEGADADEAVAQDLALDAAACPDAGMSEGLARLGLLSDLSTGGALVQTSSPAPAVGQRVRLRFQLRTGSLDTEITVDGAVRSAPAQDDDEFPAFGVAFDALGERELTLLQCFIYEQLLASTCMPVSGN; via the coding sequence ATGATCCCTTTGACTCCGCAGGACCTGCCCGTGGGTCAGCCGTTGCCCTGGTCGTTGCTCGACGGGCAGGGCAACCTGATGCTGGGCAGCGGCAGCATCATCCCCGACGCGCGCGACCTGGCGCTGATGTTCCGCCACGGCACCGTCTGCCGGCCCGATGACATGCCGGAGGCGGGCAACGAGCCCGACGCCCGTGGGGCGTCGCGGCTTGCGGCCGGCCCGCTGGGCCTGCAGGTCGGCACGCTGCTGCACGTCAAGACGCCCGGCGATACCACGCGCGCCGCGGCCAGCCGGCTGATCGGCTTCATCGAACATGGCCTGTTCGTGACGTGGCCCACGCTGGGCGGCCGCGAGCTGGCGATCAATGCCGGCGAGGACCTGCTGCTGCGAGGCTTCTCGGGGCACGCCATCCACAGTTTCACGTCGACGGTCACGGCCGTCTGCCGCAGCCCGTTCCGCTACCTGGTGCTGTCGGCGCCGGCGCAGACCGCCCAGATGCCGGTGCGGCGCGCGGCGCGGGTGCCCACGCGGCTGGCCGCCTATCTGGTCGAGAACCTGGAGGGCGCGGACGCCGACGAAGCGGTGGCGCAGGACCTGGCGCTGGACGCCGCGGCCTGCCCCGATGCGGGGATGAGCGAAGGGCTGGCGCGGCTGGGGCTGCTGTCGGACCTGAGCACCGGCGGCGCACTGGTGCAGACGTCGTCGCCGGCGCCCGCGGTGGGTCAGCGTGTGCGGCTGCGCTTCCAGTTGCGGACGGGATCGCTCGACACCGAGATCACGGTCGACGGCGCCGTGCGTAGCGCGCCCGCGCAGGACGACGACGAGTTTCCCGCCTTCGGCGTGGCATTCGACGCGCTGGGCGAGCGCGAGCTGACGCTGCTGCAGTGCTTCATCTACGAGCAACTGCTGGCGTCGACCTGCATGCCGGTGTCGGGCAACTAG